CTCGGAGACCGCGGCCGGCCCGATGTAAAACGCCTCATCGGCCATCGCCACGTGCGGCGTGTGTCGGTCCGCCTCCGAGTAGATGGCGACCGTGGGGATGTTGAGTTTCTGACAAGAGCGAATGATGCGGCAGGCGATTTCGCCGCGGTTTGCGATTAAAACTTTTTTCAGCATAGCAACTTAAACAGTCAGGTATTTCGTAACGATTTCTTCGGAGAGCTCGGCGATGTCCCCTTGGGCCATCACCATGCCGCGGTCCATCACGTAGAACGCGTCGCTCACCGATTTGGCAAAGTCCAGATACTGCTCCACCAGCAGAATGCTCATGCGGCCGGAGTCGCGGAGCAGCTTGATGGTGTCCTCGATCTGATCGATGATGTTGGGCTGAATGCCCTCCGTGGGCTCATCTAGGATCAGGAGTTTCGGGCACGTGAGGAGCGCGCGCGCAATCGCGAGCTGCTGCTGCTGGCCGCCGCTAAGCACGCCGCCTTTGCGCTTGCCCATCTCTTTGATGACCGGGAACAGTTCGTAAACAAAGTCCAGCTGCTCGCGCGCCTTGTCGCCGTGGACGACGATCGCAGTTTGCAGGTTTTCCCACACCGTCAGCGTCGGGAAGATGTGGCGGCCTTGCGGCACGTAGGCAATGCCTTGGCGCGCGCGCTTTTCCGGGGCCTGTCCATTGAGCTTTTTGCCAGCGAGGATGATGTCGCCCTCGACCGATTCCACGAGGCCCAGGATCGACTTGAGTGTCGTCGTTTTACCGACGCCATTACGGCCCATCAGTGAGACGACCTTCTTTTCCGGAACATCCAAATCGATGCCGCGCAGGATGATCGACTGATCGTAGTAGGCCTTCATGCCGCGCACGGAGAGCACGGTGTCGGTTGCGGGTTCTGCGGTCTCGACGCTCATGATGCCTTCTCCTCTTCGTCGCCGCGAGCGGCGCTACGGCCCAGGTAAACTTCGACGACTTTCGGGTCGGCTTGCACTTGGTCGATCGTGCCTTCGCGCAAAACCGAACCTTGGTGCAACACGGTAACCTTCGTTGCGATCTGGCGGACAAAGACCATGTCGTGCTCGATGACGATTAAGCTGTGCTTGCCCGCGAGGCTGAGCAGCAGCTCGCCGGTGCGCTCGGTTTCTTCGTCGGTCATGCCGGCGGCAGGCTCGTCCACAAGCAAGAGCTTGGGGTCCTGCGCCAGCAGCATGCCGATCTCCAGCCACTGCTTTTGACCGTGCGAAAGCGAACCCGCGATGAGGTTCTTTTTCTCGGTCATACGGATCGTTTCCAAAATCTCGTTGATGCGCTCCTTGTCGGCTTTGCTCTCGCGGTAAAACAAGGTGGCGAAGACGCTGCGTTTCAAGTTCAGCGAAAGCATGAGGTTCTCGTAAACCGTGTGCTGCGAGTAAACCGTGGGTGTCTGAAACTTACGGCTGATGCCGAGGCGGTTGATCTCATACTCCTGCATTTTGGTGAGCTGAGTTTTGTGGTCGGGACCGAACTCGATGATGCCGGAGTCGGGCCGCGTGCGCCCGGTAATCAAATCCAGAAACGTGCTTTTACCAGCGCCGTTAGGACCAATGATGGTGCGCAGCTCGCCGCGGTCGATGTAGAGATTCAGGTCCTTGATCACCTGAAAGCCGTCGAAGCTTTTGTTCAGCCCCTCAACCGTCAGGACGAACTCCTTTTTGTCTTTGTGTTCCTCAGTTTCAGACATGTGTTTTTAAAATTTGAGTTATGCTTTGGCGGTGTCGCCGTTGGGCTCGGCTTTAATGAAGCGGTGCTTGTGCTTCGCCCACAGCGCCTTGAGCTGCGCGGGCAGGCCTACGATGCCGTTGGGCATGAAGAGCACGACGAAGACGAACATCGCACCAAGAATGATCAGCCAATAATCCGGGTAATGGTAAGTCGTGAAGCTCTTGAGCCAGTTGACGAACACCGCGCCAATCACCGGCCCAATGATCGTTGCGCGACCGCCGACGGCGACCCACACGACAATCTCCAGCGACTTGTCGGGACGCATTTCCGTGGGGTTGATGATGCCGACCTGC
This is a stretch of genomic DNA from Cerasicoccus sp. TK19100. It encodes these proteins:
- the urtE gene encoding urea ABC transporter ATP-binding subunit UrtE, which codes for MLSVRGMKAYYDQSIILRGIDLDVPEKKVVSLMGRNGVGKTTTLKSILGLVESVEGDIILAGKKLNGQAPEKRARQGIAYVPQGRHIFPTLTVWENLQTAIVVHGDKAREQLDFVYELFPVIKEMGKRKGGVLSGGQQQQLAIARALLTCPKLLILDEPTEGIQPNIIDQIEDTIKLLRDSGRMSILLVEQYLDFAKSVSDAFYVMDRGMVMAQGDIAELSEEIVTKYLTV
- the urtD gene encoding urea ABC transporter ATP-binding protein UrtD — encoded protein: MSETEEHKDKKEFVLTVEGLNKSFDGFQVIKDLNLYIDRGELRTIIGPNGAGKSTFLDLITGRTRPDSGIIEFGPDHKTQLTKMQEYEINRLGISRKFQTPTVYSQHTVYENLMLSLNLKRSVFATLFYRESKADKERINEILETIRMTEKKNLIAGSLSHGQKQWLEIGMLLAQDPKLLLVDEPAAGMTDEETERTGELLLSLAGKHSLIVIEHDMVFVRQIATKVTVLHQGSVLREGTIDQVQADPKVVEVYLGRSAARGDEEEKAS